The Hemibagrus wyckioides isolate EC202008001 linkage group LG25, SWU_Hwy_1.0, whole genome shotgun sequence genome has a segment encoding these proteins:
- the serpinb1 gene encoding leukocyte elastase inhibitor has protein sequence MESLSRANSAFALDLYRAISASNLDGNLFFSPLSISAALSMVYLGARGATAEEMAKVLSFSSVPDVHNLFKTLNSAINSPKASYILRLANRLYGEKTFNFLAEFVDSTQKLYQADMQAVDFIGSSEESRKLINQWVEEKTEGKIKDVVQPGMVTEMTRLALVNAIYFKGKWKHVFNTEHTKEMPFKINQKETKPVQMMYQTKKFLFNYVDEYRLQVLDLPYEEEELSMVVLLPEESQDGSDPLHKLESELTVDKLFEWTNPEKMDRWTDINVHLPKFKLEEQYSLEGILDKMGMRSLFKANAADLTGMSSEGGLFVSSVAHKAFVEVNEEGTEAAAATAVLIALCMAREEHFMADHPFLFFIRHNPTKSILFFGRYRGPQ, from the exons ATGGAGAGTTTGAGCCGCGCTAACAGTGCCTTCGCGCTGGACCTGTACCGGGCCATAAGCGCTTCTAACCTGGATGGAAACCTGTTCTTTTCCCCGCTGAGCATCAGCGCCGCACTCAGTATGGTCTACTTAGGAGCCCGAGGAGCTACAGCTGAGGAAATGGCTAAA GTTTTGTCCTTCAGCTCAGTCCCTGATGTTCACAACCTTTTCAAGACCCTCAACTCTGCAATAAACAGCCCCAAAGCCTCCTACATCCTACGACTGGCCAACAGGCTTTATGGAGAGAAGACTTTCAATTTCTTAGCA GAATTTGTGGACTCCACTCAGAAGTTGTACCAAGCTGACATGCAGGCAGTAGACTTTATTGGCTCATCAGAGGAGTCAAGAAAGCTCATTAACCAATGGGTGGAAGAGAAAACTGAGG GTAAAATCAAAGATGTTGTGCAGCCAGGGATGGTCACAGAAATGACTCGACTTGCCCTGGTGAATGCTATTTATTTCAAGGGAAAATGGAAGCATGTGTTTAATACTGAACACACTAAAGAGATGCCCTTTAAGATAAATCAG AAAGAGACAAAGCCTGTGCAGATGATGTACCAGACAAAGAAATTCCTTTTCAACTACGTCGATGAGTACAGGCTGCAGGTGCTGGATTTACCGTATGAAGAAGAGGAACTCAGCATGGTGGTGCTTTTGCCTGAGGAGTCTCAGGATGGCTCAGACCCTCTGCACAAG CTGGAAAGTGAACTAACAGTGGACAAACTGTTTGAGTGGACAAATCCAGAGAAGATGGACAGGTGGACTGATATCAATGTCCATTTGCCAAAATTCAAGCTGGAAGAGCAGTACTCTTTGGAGGGTATCCTGGATAAAATGGGCATGAGATCATTGTTTAAAGCCAATGCTGCAGACCTGACGGGCATGAGCAGCGAAGGAGGTCTTTTTGTGTCTTCAGTGGCACACAAAGCTTTTGTAGAGGTTAATGAGGAAGGCActgaagcagcagcagccacAGCTGTATTGATTGCATTATGCATGGCACGAGAGGAGCACTTCATGGCAGACCACCCCTTCCTATTCTTCATCAGACACAACCCCACTAAAAGCATCCTCTTCTTCGGGAGGTACAGAGGCCCACAGTAG